One Streptomyces sp. NBC_00435 DNA segment encodes these proteins:
- a CDS encoding cupin domain-containing protein, with amino-acid sequence MADYAFADLVGDEQVFFTEYFNKKPMLRKNAVPGDPRDILSHRKLDQLVNLEVVRPPYIKVNLKGNGVPEQGYTRNVVVQGQTITDVVDPEKIYELFRAGATVTWCSLNQIVPELRDFTRVISERMAVRTDSVAFLTPTGKKGYPPHHDPVDLFIVQLEGTKHWKLWNPPADRLGDNAQYTLEGLGEPDIEVSLQPGDVLYLPYGTPHAAAAEGKASLHLSVMMRPRMWKDLLRQTVEELIAADEFNAYPYIGELRSPEVETGFGEKIAALAARLETVAAGAELDRLADLGRHMEGSSEGRTFQSIADMDELGPDARLKRGSAPLEFGVSDNGRTQMTVNGHKIAVPTPIADTLAALGPDASIAASLIFPGVDALRSTKAAQGLTRLGVFELAAAG; translated from the coding sequence ATGGCTGACTACGCATTCGCGGATCTGGTGGGGGACGAGCAGGTCTTCTTCACCGAATACTTCAACAAGAAGCCCATGCTGCGGAAGAACGCCGTGCCGGGAGACCCGCGCGACATCCTCTCGCACCGGAAGCTGGACCAGCTGGTCAACCTGGAGGTTGTCCGGCCGCCTTACATCAAGGTCAACCTCAAGGGCAACGGCGTCCCCGAGCAGGGGTACACCCGCAACGTGGTCGTCCAGGGCCAGACCATCACCGACGTGGTCGACCCCGAGAAGATCTACGAGCTCTTCCGGGCCGGCGCGACCGTCACTTGGTGCTCGCTCAACCAGATCGTCCCGGAACTGCGCGACTTCACCCGCGTCATCAGCGAGCGGATGGCGGTGCGCACCGACTCGGTGGCGTTCCTGACGCCCACCGGCAAGAAGGGGTACCCGCCCCACCACGACCCGGTCGACCTCTTCATCGTCCAGCTCGAGGGCACCAAGCACTGGAAGCTGTGGAACCCGCCGGCCGACCGCCTCGGGGACAACGCCCAGTACACCCTCGAAGGACTGGGGGAACCGGACATCGAGGTCTCGCTGCAGCCCGGCGACGTCCTCTACCTCCCTTACGGCACTCCGCACGCCGCGGCCGCCGAGGGCAAGGCCTCGCTGCACCTGTCCGTCATGATGCGCCCGCGCATGTGGAAGGACCTGCTGCGCCAGACCGTCGAGGAGCTCATCGCCGCGGACGAGTTCAACGCGTACCCCTACATCGGGGAACTGCGCTCGCCCGAGGTGGAGACCGGCTTCGGCGAGAAGATCGCCGCGCTTGCCGCGCGGTTGGAGACGGTGGCCGCCGGCGCCGAGCTGGACCGCCTCGCGGACCTCGGCCGGCACATGGAGGGCAGCTCCGAGGGCCGCACCTTCCAGTCCATCGCGGACATGGACGAGCTCGGGCCGGACGCCCGGCTCAAGCGCGGCAGCGCGCCCCTGGAGTTCGGGGTAAGCGACAACGGCCGGACCCAGATGACCGTCAACGGTCACAAGATCGCGGTACCCACACCGATCGCCGACACCCTGGCCGCGCTCGGCCCGGACGCGTCGATCGCGGCGTCCCTCATCTTCCCCGGAGTGGACGCGCTCCGTTCGACGAAGGCCGCGCAAGGACTCACCCGGCTGGGTGTGTTCGAACTGGCCGCGGCCGGCTGA
- a CDS encoding endonuclease/exonuclease/phosphatase family protein: protein MPKADPPPTPTGSIHPRPTPHPRQLPWAAAFSVLLAALLAFPSLVPNTPGHPGSLLETFLPWLGLAVPLLLIRALLRRSAATALALLLPTAAWLGQFGSLLPHTAPHTTPGTAHHPDLTTVQHNISDENPDPSRTASALAATDPDLIAVEELTPAAVTAFTAALAAGYPHHATHGTVGLWSKYPLTDVRPVDIRPASLGPDWNRALRATAATPRGPVAVYVVHLPSLRLGPTGFGSARRDESAVLLGSVLTAEPADRVVLLGDLNSTTDDRALAPLRAARMNTPDPATGPTGFAFTWPASFPLARIDQVLARSGTVTRVRALPATGSDHLPLTAEIRFD from the coding sequence ATGCCAAAGGCGGACCCACCCCCCACCCCCACGGGCAGCATCCACCCCCGCCCCACACCCCACCCTCGCCAACTCCCCTGGGCCGCGGCCTTCTCCGTACTCCTCGCCGCCCTCCTCGCGTTCCCCTCCCTCGTCCCGAACACCCCGGGCCATCCCGGCAGCCTCCTGGAAACGTTCCTCCCCTGGCTCGGTCTGGCCGTCCCCCTCCTCCTCATCCGCGCCCTGCTCCGCCGCTCCGCGGCCACCGCACTCGCGCTCCTCCTCCCCACAGCCGCCTGGCTGGGCCAGTTCGGCAGCCTCCTCCCCCACACCGCTCCCCACACCACCCCCGGCACCGCCCACCACCCCGACCTCACCACCGTCCAGCACAACATCAGTGACGAGAACCCGGACCCCTCCCGCACGGCCAGTGCCCTCGCCGCCACCGACCCCGACCTCATCGCCGTCGAGGAGCTGACCCCCGCCGCCGTCACGGCGTTCACCGCCGCCCTGGCCGCCGGCTACCCCCACCACGCCACCCACGGCACGGTCGGCCTGTGGTCGAAGTACCCGCTCACCGATGTACGCCCCGTCGACATCCGGCCGGCCTCCCTCGGCCCGGACTGGAACCGCGCCCTGCGCGCCACCGCCGCCACCCCGCGCGGCCCCGTCGCCGTGTATGTCGTCCACCTGCCCTCCCTGCGCCTGGGCCCCACCGGCTTCGGCTCGGCCCGCCGCGACGAGAGCGCCGTCCTGCTCGGCTCCGTACTCACCGCGGAACCCGCCGACCGCGTCGTCCTGCTGGGGGACCTCAACAGCACCACCGACGACCGCGCACTGGCCCCGCTCCGCGCGGCAAGGATGAACACCCCCGACCCCGCCACCGGCCCCACCGGCTTCGCGTTCACCTGGCCCGCCTCCTTCCCCCTGGCCCGGATCGACCAGGTCCTGGCCCGCTCGGGAACGGTCACCCGGGTCCGTGCGCTCCCCGCCACCGGCAGCGATCACTTGCCCCTCACAGCCGAGATCCGGTTCGATTAA
- a CDS encoding cupin domain-containing protein, with translation METYSFEDFVGDRDVFLAEHFNKKPLLRKGALTGRLDGLPSVRQLDDVLALETTPPSYLRVTKGGKGVPSGAYTRTVARGAALAEAVSPEKVYELFRSGSTVTWNALHHVLPSARRLLRPFTETFACEGEVVLFVTPARNDGFSPHHDSIDVYVVQVDGTKTWRVWATPEVRRGDEGSYTAEELGEPVIEVTLAPGDVLYVPHGTPHAAAAKSELSLHLSVGIEPRRWRDLLKDTVAAVVEDEAFHAFPYLADGDDAAGAAGLSRQIELLRDRLARLEPVSEAKRLAGVGRERNGSDRGREFARLHSVDGLTADSLVRRSAAPVEIGDSDGTKTGIRVGGHRLAVPDAVARSLRELDGGRPVATSEFFPGVDAARSLSAARGLARIGVLEAAVLEEAPAVLEASAVEEKRK, from the coding sequence GTGGAGACGTACTCCTTCGAGGATTTCGTCGGCGACCGGGACGTTTTCCTCGCCGAGCATTTCAACAAGAAGCCGCTGCTGCGCAAAGGGGCGCTCACGGGCCGGCTCGACGGCCTGCCCTCCGTGCGCCAGCTCGACGACGTACTGGCCCTGGAGACCACTCCGCCCTCCTACCTCCGGGTGACCAAGGGCGGCAAAGGCGTGCCCAGCGGCGCCTACACGCGGACCGTGGCACGCGGCGCCGCGCTCGCCGAGGCGGTGAGCCCGGAGAAGGTGTACGAACTGTTCCGCTCGGGCTCCACCGTCACCTGGAACGCCCTGCACCACGTGCTCCCCTCGGCCCGCCGGCTGCTGCGTCCCTTCACGGAGACCTTCGCCTGTGAGGGGGAGGTGGTCCTGTTCGTCACTCCCGCTCGCAACGACGGGTTCTCTCCGCATCACGATTCGATCGACGTGTACGTCGTCCAGGTCGACGGCACCAAGACCTGGCGGGTGTGGGCGACCCCGGAGGTCCGCCGGGGCGACGAGGGCTCTTACACGGCCGAGGAGCTCGGCGAGCCCGTCATCGAGGTGACGCTGGCCCCCGGCGACGTGCTGTACGTGCCGCACGGCACCCCGCACGCGGCCGCCGCGAAGAGCGAGCTGTCCCTGCACCTGTCCGTCGGGATCGAGCCGAGGCGCTGGCGCGACCTGCTGAAGGACACCGTCGCGGCCGTGGTCGAGGACGAGGCGTTCCATGCCTTCCCGTACCTCGCCGATGGGGACGACGCCGCCGGCGCCGCCGGGCTGAGCCGGCAGATCGAACTCCTCCGGGACCGGCTCGCGCGCCTGGAGCCCGTCTCGGAGGCCAAGCGTCTCGCGGGGGTGGGCCGCGAGCGCAACGGATCCGACCGCGGCCGGGAGTTCGCCCGGCTGCACTCCGTCGACGGGCTGACCGCCGACTCGCTGGTGCGGCGCAGCGCCGCCCCGGTGGAGATCGGGGACAGCGACGGGACGAAGACCGGGATCCGGGTGGGCGGGCACCGGCTCGCGGTGCCCGACGCCGTCGCGCGGTCGCTGCGCGAGCTCGACGGGGGCCGGCCGGTCGCCACCTCCGAGTTCTTCCCCGGCGTGGACGCGGCCCGCTCGCTGAGCGCGGCCCGGGGCCTCGCCCGGATCGGCGTGCTGGAAGCCGCGGTCCTCGAAGAAGCGCCCGCAGTCCTCGAAGCATCCGCAGTCGAAGAGAAGAGGAAGTGA
- a CDS encoding NAD-dependent epimerase/dehydratase family protein: MQISDTPGTPGRPGTPGTPGRPRVIVLTGATGFIGAAALNALVRRPGVRVRALARTPGAVRDGVEWVRADLGDPGSLHGVCEGAAALVNLASYIGPDEERCRAINVEGGAALLAEAARAGVRRLVHLSTAAVYGNRPHRGIEVDEVAPDPVSAASRTRLEAEAPVLAAGGTVLRPGLVLGAGDRWVVPALAELVSRVPARWDGGNALLSVVDVTELARLIDALATTPHALPAGIHHASHPTPVTTGELLSALAAEGILPAVEEDWPWDRCLKELRARPGRVTERQFSLLARDYHQLSAPLWHLTTLTPTPTPLSLLPQATPWYRTHLTHP, encoded by the coding sequence ATGCAGATATCCGACACACCGGGCACGCCCGGCAGGCCCGGCACGCCCGGCACGCCCGGCAGGCCCCGGGTGATCGTCCTGACGGGCGCCACCGGCTTCATCGGCGCCGCCGCCCTGAACGCCCTGGTGCGCCGCCCCGGAGTCCGCGTACGGGCCCTCGCCCGCACTCCCGGCGCGGTGCGCGACGGCGTGGAGTGGGTGCGGGCGGACCTGGGCGACCCCGGCTCGCTGCACGGGGTCTGCGAGGGCGCGGCCGCGCTGGTGAACCTGGCCTCCTACATCGGTCCGGACGAGGAGCGGTGCCGCGCGATCAACGTCGAGGGCGGCGCGGCCCTCCTGGCGGAGGCCGCGCGGGCGGGAGTACGCCGTCTCGTCCACCTGTCCACGGCGGCGGTCTACGGGAACCGCCCGCACCGCGGGATCGAGGTCGACGAGGTCGCCCCGGACCCCGTCTCCGCCGCGAGCCGCACCCGCCTCGAGGCGGAAGCCCCGGTCCTGGCCGCCGGCGGGACCGTCCTGCGGCCCGGCCTGGTGCTGGGCGCCGGGGACCGCTGGGTGGTGCCGGCCCTGGCCGAACTCGTCAGCCGTGTCCCGGCCCGCTGGGACGGCGGCAACGCGCTGCTCTCGGTGGTCGACGTCACCGAACTGGCCCGCCTGATAGACGCCCTGGCCACGACCCCGCACGCCCTCCCGGCCGGGATCCACCACGCGAGCCACCCCACCCCGGTGACGACCGGCGAACTCCTCTCGGCACTGGCTGCCGAGGGGATCCTGCCCGCGGTGGAAGAGGACTGGCCTTGGGACCGCTGCCTGAAGGAACTCCGCGCACGTCCCGGCCGGGTGACGGAACGCCAGTTCTCCCTCCTGGCCCGCGACTACCACCAGCTCTCCGCCCCCCTCTGGCACCTGACCACCCTCACCCCCACCCCCACCCCCCTGTCCCTCCTCCCCCAAGCCACCCCCTGGTACCGCACCCACCTCACCCACCCCTGA
- a CDS encoding tetratricopeptide repeat protein, with the protein MTVADGSIGSVWEERVAALWEQLDDHKEEDFLAAVEALAGELEPGDVRGLFERACAYDSTGHSDLAAPLYREALAGGLSGVRRRRAVIQMASSIRNLGRAAESVDLLETERAAGTDLLDDAVVGFLALALADTGREREALSLALVALARHLPRYNRSLANYAGELVGE; encoded by the coding sequence ATGACAGTGGCGGACGGCAGCATCGGATCGGTTTGGGAAGAGCGTGTGGCCGCGCTCTGGGAGCAGCTGGACGACCACAAGGAAGAGGATTTCCTCGCCGCGGTGGAGGCCCTGGCCGGGGAATTGGAGCCCGGCGACGTACGGGGGCTCTTCGAGCGCGCCTGCGCGTACGACTCGACCGGCCACAGCGACCTGGCCGCGCCGTTGTACCGGGAGGCGCTCGCCGGCGGGCTGAGCGGGGTGCGGCGCCGGCGGGCCGTCATCCAGATGGCCAGCTCGATCCGCAACCTCGGCCGCGCGGCCGAGAGCGTAGATCTGCTGGAGACCGAACGGGCTGCGGGGACGGACCTCCTCGACGACGCCGTGGTCGGGTTCCTCGCCCTGGCCCTGGCCGACACCGGGCGGGAGCGCGAGGCGCTGTCGCTCGCCCTCGTGGCGCTGGCCCGGCACCTGCCGCGCTACAACCGCTCCCTCGCCAACTACGCCGGTGAGCTGGTCGGCGAATGA
- a CDS encoding MFS transporter, translated as MSHEMAIDTRTPATTEAPPPSRRAWREVYVLAGMRGLSFAGDIAAETAIALQLQAQGAGSYAVMALLLSATVPPVLLSPLTGRFADRFDSRNLIVAVGALQALICVAMTIWTSPVVLIGLSALLSSGLAFTHPVFGALPSAIVGKENVPRASSISQTTAMAGMVAAPGIAGILIGRFGISVPLLIDALSFAAVVAGGLFIKTRLHKDRGSAKAAGGEGDEPAKAPYKVTSDRFLTAVLILSGAVMAAASIINVLIVFYVREGFGASEETFGLIMSAWMLGLIPGGMLVRRAKNLRYETILIGTFLCIAVAILGTGLAPGVWWIVPFYVLGGIGNGAQATVTHILLNVRVPDTHRGRAFAALGAVSNTGPAIGYVVGGAAMSLMAPRYGFLAAGVFCLLALAAFSGRVLKSADADRADADRADADRADADRADADSKAEAL; from the coding sequence GTGAGCCACGAGATGGCCATCGACACGAGAACTCCGGCCACCACCGAGGCCCCGCCGCCCTCCCGGCGGGCCTGGCGCGAGGTGTACGTCCTCGCCGGGATGCGCGGGCTGTCCTTCGCGGGCGACATCGCCGCCGAGACGGCCATCGCCCTCCAACTGCAGGCCCAGGGCGCGGGCTCCTATGCCGTCATGGCGCTGCTGCTGTCCGCGACCGTCCCGCCCGTCCTGCTGTCGCCGCTGACCGGCCGGTTCGCCGACCGCTTCGACAGCCGCAACCTCATCGTGGCCGTCGGTGCGCTGCAGGCCCTGATCTGCGTGGCCATGACCATCTGGACCTCTCCGGTCGTCCTGATCGGGCTCTCCGCGCTGCTGTCCTCCGGACTCGCCTTCACCCACCCGGTGTTCGGCGCCCTGCCGAGCGCGATCGTCGGCAAGGAGAACGTGCCGCGCGCCTCGTCGATCTCGCAGACCACCGCCATGGCGGGCATGGTCGCCGCTCCCGGGATCGCCGGCATCCTCATCGGCCGCTTCGGGATCTCCGTCCCGCTGCTGATCGACGCGCTGAGCTTCGCCGCGGTCGTGGCGGGCGGCCTGTTCATCAAGACCCGGCTGCACAAGGACCGCGGTTCCGCGAAGGCGGCCGGCGGGGAGGGCGACGAGCCCGCGAAGGCCCCGTACAAGGTGACGTCCGACCGCTTCCTGACGGCCGTGCTCATCCTCAGCGGAGCCGTGATGGCGGCCGCGAGCATCATCAACGTCCTCATCGTCTTCTACGTCCGCGAGGGCTTCGGCGCCTCCGAGGAGACCTTCGGTCTGATCATGTCGGCCTGGATGCTCGGTCTGATCCCCGGCGGGATGCTGGTGCGCCGCGCGAAGAACCTGCGCTACGAGACCATCCTGATCGGCACGTTCCTGTGCATCGCGGTGGCCATCCTCGGTACCGGGCTCGCCCCCGGCGTCTGGTGGATCGTCCCCTTCTACGTCCTCGGCGGCATCGGCAACGGGGCCCAGGCGACCGTGACGCACATCCTGCTCAACGTCCGGGTGCCCGACACGCACCGCGGCCGCGCCTTCGCCGCGCTGGGAGCCGTCTCCAACACCGGGCCCGCCATCGGCTACGTGGTCGGCGGAGCGGCGATGAGCCTGATGGCCCCGCGCTACGGCTTCCTCGCCGCCGGGGTGTTCTGCCTCCTCGCACTGGCCGCCTTCAGCGGCCGGGTCCTGAAGTCGGCCGACGCGGACCGTGCCGACGCGGATCGGGCCGACGCGGATCGGGCCGACGCCGACCGCGCCGACGCCGACAGCAAGGCAGAGGCACTCTGA